In Oryza sativa Japonica Group chromosome 3, ASM3414082v1, one DNA window encodes the following:
- the LOC4331906 gene encoding ras-related protein RABH1e isoform X2, with protein MAPVVSALAKYKLVFLGDQAVGKTAIITRFMYDKFDATYQATIGIDFLSKTMYLEDRTVRLQLWDTAGQERFRSLIPSYIRDSSVAVIVYDVTDRQSFLSISKWIEEVNTQRGGDVIIVLVGNKTDLVDKRQISTDEGEAKAQEHGAMFMETSAKAGFNIKPLFRKIAASLPGMEALSSAKQEDMVDINLRPAASGQIPSGAEAQEEQKAGGCSC; from the exons ATGGCGCCGGTGGTGTCGGCGCTGGCCAAGTACAAGCTGGTGTTCCTCGGCGACCAGGCGGTGGGGAAGACGGCCATCATCACCCGCTTCATGTACGACAAGTTCGACGCCACCTACCAG gcGACGATCGGGATCGATTTCCTCTCCAAGACGATGTACCTCGAAGACCGAACCGTACGGCTGCAGCTTTG GGATACAGCTGGGCAGGAGAGGTTCCGGAGCTTGATCCCAAGTTACATCAGGGATTCTTCTGTGGCAGTGATTGTTTACGATGTGACTG ACAGGCAGTCCTTTTTGAGTATATCGAAGTGGATTGAAGAGGTAAATACACAACGAGGCGGAGATGTGATCATCGTCCTTGTTGGAAATAAAACAGACCTTGTTGACAAGAG GCAAATATCCACTGACGAAGGAGAAGCCAAGGCACAGGAGCACGGCGCCATGTTCATGGAAACCAGCGCAAAAGCTGGATTCAACATCAAG CCACTGTTTCGCAAGATCGCTGCATCGCTGCCTGGAATGGAGGCGCTCTCATCGGCAAAGCAGGAAGACATGGTGGACATAAACCTACGGCCTGCTGCCTCCGGGCAAATACCTTCAGGGGCAGAAGCACAAGAAGAACAGAAAGCAGGCGGTTGTTCCTGCTGA
- the LOC4331906 gene encoding ras-related protein RABH1e isoform X1 translates to MAPVVSALAKYKLVFLGDQAVGKTAIITRFMYDKFDATYQATIGIDFLSKTMYLEDRTVRLQLWDTAGQERFRSLIPSYIRDSSVAVIVYDVTGKQSFLSISKWIEEVNTQRGGDVIIVLVGNKTDLVDKRQISTDEGEAKAQEHGAMFMETSAKAGFNIKPLFRKIAASLPGMEALSSAKQEDMVDINLRPAASGQIPSGAEAQEEQKAGGCSC, encoded by the exons ATGGCGCCGGTGGTGTCGGCGCTGGCCAAGTACAAGCTGGTGTTCCTCGGCGACCAGGCGGTGGGGAAGACGGCCATCATCACCCGCTTCATGTACGACAAGTTCGACGCCACCTACCAG gcGACGATCGGGATCGATTTCCTCTCCAAGACGATGTACCTCGAAGACCGAACCGTACGGCTGCAGCTTTG GGATACAGCTGGGCAGGAGAGGTTCCGGAGCTTGATCCCAAGTTACATCAGGGATTCTTCTGTGGCAGTGATTGTTTACGATGTGACTGGCAA GCAGTCCTTTTTGAGTATATCGAAGTGGATTGAAGAGGTAAATACACAACGAGGCGGAGATGTGATCATCGTCCTTGTTGGAAATAAAACAGACCTTGTTGACAAGAG GCAAATATCCACTGACGAAGGAGAAGCCAAGGCACAGGAGCACGGCGCCATGTTCATGGAAACCAGCGCAAAAGCTGGATTCAACATCAAG CCACTGTTTCGCAAGATCGCTGCATCGCTGCCTGGAATGGAGGCGCTCTCATCGGCAAAGCAGGAAGACATGGTGGACATAAACCTACGGCCTGCTGCCTCCGGGCAAATACCTTCAGGGGCAGAAGCACAAGAAGAACAGAAAGCAGGCGGTTGTTCCTGCTGA
- the LOC4331909 gene encoding putative pumilio homolog 7, chloroplastic has product MMCAKVVAAAAAEEREMELLLSEIPQVTAPHGQRGGRGGGGGGGGGAAQCYGLHGPTRYHAHAGAPARYGGDPCFPLVLNRRDDGGGQQGGARGAIHVPLSGGFASSPASSTSAGSAPSPGSDRFVGRSPSPMVQATTDEDTERLASQLDGLLVGDAPAADALAAALMPPQGSPASAAKNVYLPDVSAVHGAYNNGYNFGEPGYSLHHEPGVLADQAMASGYVAPSQCFPVDVGLDGYGGFPPSLGTSVGSFMYTRTRNSSGIGWEQGLVHPDHARPVLLPGQSGAEHNWGYAGTGQISLDSRGRSLPKSPYEYSVAAARDIGYMKGGFNQMEPFCDGRKNVPFLNRAKERRFQQHVNNRSVELGSPGMLMYENIVELESPRMLRYENMVGAKGYIYFMAKDQNGCRFLQQKFEEGKDQADLIFEGIIDHIPELMANSFANYLVQKLLDVCDEEQRLRIIAVLTEDPVKLLRVSLNSHGTRSIQKLIETVKTRKQIMLIISALQPGFIHLVNDPNGNHVIQKCLKNFDAEENKFIFEAAATHCVEMAINRHGCCVLQSCISNAYGEYQIKLIMQICADGLYLAQDQFGNYVIQYVLDLKIPFANAQLASLFQGNYVYLSKQKVGSNVVEKCLKVFPDDDKAAIIWELISASHFEQLLQDPYANYVIHTALVQTRGHLRSALVNAILPHEEAIRTNPCCKRISKVLSRR; this is encoded by the exons ATGATGTGTGcgaaggtggtggcggcggcggcggcggaggagagggagatggagttGCTGCTCAGCGAGATCCCTCAGGTCACCGCGCCGCATGGGCAGCgcggtggccgtggcggcggcggcggtggtggtggtggtgctgcccAGTGCTACGGCTTGCATGGACCTACGCGTTACCATGCGCACGCGGGGGCGCCCGCGCGCTACGGCGGGGATCCGTGCTTCCCCCTGGTCTTGAACCGTCGCGACGATGGTGGTGGCCAGCAGGGCGGCGCTCGCGGCGCCATCCACGTGCCGCTATCGGGGGGCttcgcgtcgtcgccggcgtcgagcaCGTCCGCCGGtagcgcgccgtcgccggggtCGGACCGGTTCGtcggccgctcgccgtcgccgatggTGCAGGCGACGACCGACGAGGACACGGAGAGGCTGGCGAGCCAGCTCGACGGCTTGCTTGTCGGGGACGCGCCCGCCGCGGACGCGCTCGCCGCAGCGCTCATGCCGCCGCAGggctcgccggcgtccgccGCCAAGAACGTGTACCTGCCAGATGTCTCCGCGGTGCACGGTGCGTATAACAATGGCTACAACTTTGGGGAGCCGGGTTACTCGCTTCACCATGAGCCCGGCGTATTAGCTGATCAGGCCATGGCGTCCGGTTATGTCGCCCCATCTCAGTGCTTTCCAGTGGACGTCGGCTTGGATGGCTACGGCGGCTTCCCTCCAAGCTTGGGTACCAGTGTTGGCAGCTTCATGTACACTAGGACTAGGAACAGCTCCGGCATTGGTTGGGAACAAGGGCTAGTGCACCCTGATCATGCTCGACCGGTCTTGCTTCCTGGACAGTCTGGTGCAGAACACAACtgggggtacgctggtacgggTCAGATTTCCCTGGACTCCCGTGGCAGAAGTTTGCCAAAATCGCCCTACGAATACAGTGTTGCAGCAGCGAGAGACATTGGGTACATGAAAGGTGGTTTCAATCAAATGGAGCCATTTTGTGATGGGAGGAAGAATGTGCCTTTTCTGAACCGTGCAAAGGAGAGGAGATTTCAGCAGCATGTCAACAATAGGTCAGTTGAGCTGGGGAGTCCTGGTATGCTGATGTATGAGAACATAGTTGAGCTGGAGAGTCCTAGGATGCTGAGGTATGAGAACATGGTTGGAGCCAAGGGCTATATCTACTTCATGGCCAAGGACCAGAATGGGTGCCGGTTCTTGCAACAAAAGTTTGAGGAAGGGAAAGATCAAGCCGATCTGATATTTGAAGGTATCATCGACCACATTCCTGAACTTATGGCCAACTCGTTTGCAAATTATCTTGTACAGAAACTACTAGATGTGTGTGATGAGGAGCAGAGGCTGAGAATTATTGCTGTACTGACTGAGGACCCTGTGAAGCTGCTGAGAGTCTCTCTAAACTCGCACGG GACAAGGTCGATACAGAAATTGATTGAGACTGTTAAAACCAGGAAGCAGATCATGCTCATTATTTCGGCTCTACAACCAGGCTTTATTCATCTTGTCAATGATCCTAATGGtaatcatgttatacaaaaatGCCTGAAAAATTTTGATGCAGAAGAGAACAAG TTCATATTTGAAGCTGCTGCAACCCATTGTGTTGAAATGGCTATAAATCGCCATGGCTGCTGTGTGTTACAAAGTTGCATATCAAATGCATATGGTGAATATCAAATCAAGTTAATTATGCAAATATGTGCTGATGGCTTATATCTTGCTCAAGATCAATTTGG GAATTATGTGATCCAATATGTCCTGGATCTGAAAATTCCTTTTGCAAATGCACAGCTGGCATCTCTGTTTCAAGGAAATTATGTGTATCTTTCGAAGCAAAAGGTGGGCAGCAATGTGGTGGAGAAATGCTTGAAGGTTTTCCCAGATGATGACAAAGCTGCCATAATATGGGAATTAATCTCAGCCTCCCATTTTGAGCAACTGCTGCAAGACCCTTACGCAAACTATGTCATTCATACGGCTCTTGTGCAGACCAGG GGCCATCTCCGCAGCGCTCTTGTTAACGCAATCCTCCCCCATGAGGAAGCTATTCGGACCAATCCCTGTTGTAAGAGAATCTCTAAAGTCCTCTCTAGGAGGTAA
- the LOC107275449 gene encoding NDR1/HIN1-like protein 13, with the protein MAERRALPPPVPPASPDPAASSGAVSTAFGSPLDPVAARPHQPRDTYVVHVQKDQVYRVPPPENAYLAERYRAEGGGGGGGKGGACSPCALRTLGAVLAAALLLGAAAALSAVVLRPDAPSFVVDNLSVHTNASRQHHVAYDFFLTAINPNKVTALWYGGRGTARLAHKGNALAKGGVGEPEDGGEDAMGFNVLLHGTQRDGRTPRAVEKALRGSKGAVTLDLAVEFAVQVHAGALGFERRTLAVSCHITAAGLRKDVHISSQTCKSRFGN; encoded by the coding sequence atggcggagaggagggcccTCCCCCCGCCCGTGCCACCCGCCTCGCCcgaccccgccgcctcctccggcgccgtcTCCACCGCCTTCGGCTCCCCGCTCgaccccgtcgccgcgcgcccgcaCCAGCCGCGCGACACGTACGTCGTCCACGTCCAGAAGGACCAGGTATACCGCGTCCCGCCGCCCGAGAACGCCTACCTCGCCGAGCGGTaccgcgcggagggcggcggcggcggcggcgggaagggcGGCGCGTGCTCCCCGTGCGCCCTGCGCACGCTCGGcgcggtcctcgccgccgcgctgctcctcggcgccgccgccgcgctgtccGCCGTCGTGCTGCGGCCGGACGCGCCGAGCTTCGTCGTCGACAACCTCTCCGTGCACACCAACGCGTCGCGGCAGCACCACGTGGCCTACGACTTCTTCCTCACGGCGATCAACCCGAACAAGGTGACCGCGCTGTGGTATGGCGGCCGCGGCACGGCGAGGCTGGCGCACAAGGGCAACGCCCTGGCGAAGGGCGGCGTCGGGGAGCCcgaggacggcggggaggaCGCCATGGGCTTCAACGTGCTGCTCCACGGGACGCAGCGCGACGGCCGCACGCCCAGGGCGGTGGAGAAGGCGCTCCGCGGCTCCAAGGGCGCCGTGACGCTCGACCTCGCCGTCGAGTTCGCCGTGCAGGTGCACGCCGGCGCGCTCGGCTTCGAGCGGAGGACGCTGGCCGTGTCGTGCCACATCACCGCCGCCGGGCTGAGGAAAGACGTGCACATCTCCTCGCAAACGTGCAAGAGCCGCTTTGGAAACTGA